From one Nitrosococcus halophilus Nc 4 genomic stretch:
- the iscB gene encoding RNA-guided endonuclease IscB: MNRVFVLDTDKTALMPCRPSRARRLLRDGKAGVYRMQPFTIILKYRVDSNPQPVEFRVDPGSKTTGLALVGNFPQQGRVVLWAANLEHRGQSVRDRLEKRRSLRRGRRGRKTRYRAPRFLNRTRPAGWLPPSLRSRVENVSTWFNRLLDRAPLSECHIETVRFDMQKIQNPEISGVEYQQGELMGYEVREYLLEKWGRKCAYCSNKDVPLEVEHIVPRSRGGSHRVSNLTLACTPCNQKKNSKTATEFGYSQIQSKANQPLKDAAAVNATRYAVGRAIQSVGLPTSFWSGGRTKKNRISQSYGKDHWIDAACVGEIGEQVTLTEGYRALQIKATGRGTRQVARTDKYGFPRGKAGRCKRVRGFQTGDLVRLIQPKGKYGGTHTGILAGIRANGAFDIKAKARKISANWKHFKLIQRGDGYDYGLSAV; this comes from the coding sequence ATGAATAGAGTTTTTGTATTAGACACTGATAAAACAGCGCTGATGCCGTGCAGGCCCTCAAGGGCTAGGCGGTTGTTGCGGGATGGGAAGGCTGGCGTTTATCGGATGCAGCCATTTACGATCATCCTGAAATATAGAGTTGATTCTAACCCGCAGCCGGTTGAGTTCAGGGTTGATCCGGGCAGCAAAACCACCGGATTGGCTTTAGTTGGGAATTTTCCTCAACAGGGGCGCGTCGTGCTGTGGGCCGCGAACCTGGAGCACAGAGGGCAATCTGTACGCGATAGGTTAGAGAAGCGGCGCAGTTTGCGCCGAGGTCGTAGAGGCAGAAAGACCCGCTATCGTGCGCCACGGTTTTTGAATAGAACAAGACCCGCCGGTTGGTTACCGCCTTCACTGCGATCACGGGTTGAGAATGTTTCGACATGGTTTAACCGTCTACTCGATAGAGCGCCCCTATCTGAATGCCACATTGAAACCGTACGCTTTGATATGCAGAAAATTCAAAACCCGGAAATCAGCGGCGTTGAATATCAGCAAGGCGAATTGATGGGGTATGAGGTACGCGAATACCTACTAGAGAAGTGGGGCAGGAAGTGCGCCTACTGTAGCAACAAGGATGTCCCTCTGGAAGTTGAACACATCGTCCCTAGATCTAGGGGTGGCAGTCACCGGGTATCTAATTTAACCTTGGCGTGCACGCCCTGCAACCAAAAGAAGAATAGTAAAACGGCGACAGAGTTTGGATATTCTCAGATCCAATCCAAAGCCAATCAGCCCCTAAAAGATGCCGCCGCGGTCAATGCTACCCGCTACGCTGTTGGTCGCGCTATTCAATCAGTGGGGTTGCCGACTTCTTTTTGGAGTGGCGGAAGGACTAAGAAAAACAGGATCAGTCAAAGCTACGGCAAAGACCATTGGATTGATGCCGCGTGCGTGGGTGAAATCGGTGAGCAGGTGACCCTCACCGAAGGCTACCGAGCACTTCAAATAAAGGCCACTGGACGCGGCACACGGCAAGTTGCGCGCACTGATAAGTACGGATTTCCACGCGGGAAGGCCGGAAGGTGCAAGCGAGTAAGAGGATTTCAAACGGGTGATCTGGTGAGGCTCATTCAGCCCAAAGGTAAGTATGGGGGCACACACACCGGAATACTGGCAGGCATCCGGGCTAACGGCGCCTTTGACATCAAGGCCAAGGCCCGGAAGATTTCGGCCAACTGGAAGCATTTCAAACTCATCCAAAGAGGTGATGGTTATGACTACGGGCTATCGGCTGTCTGA